GGCCGTGCACGCGTTCCGGCGCGAGCCGCGCAACCAGGAGATCTTCGAAGACGTCAACGGCCGGTACCGAGACGCCAACATCTGGTCCAACCGTCTGGCTTCAACCTTCGGCCCCGGCATCACGCTGCTGGGCCGGCTCACGACCGCCTCGGTGCTGCTGTTCGGCGGCTACCTCGTCGTCCAGGGCGAGCTGACGCTGGGCGTGCTGACGGCGTTCGTCCTTTACCTGCGCCAGTTCTTCGAGCCGATGCAGGACCTGTCGCAGTTCTACAACATCTTCCAGGCGGCGGGAGCGGCGCTGGAGAAGCTCGCGGGAGTCATCGAAGAGGCGCCGACCGTGCCCGAGCCCGCGACAGCGGTGCGCCTGAGCGACGTCGCGGGCGCCGTCGCGTTCGAAGGCGTCACCTTCGCCTACCGCGACAAGGCCGTGCTGCACGACATCGACCTGCGGATCCCCGCCGGTCAGATCGCCGCGCTGGTGGGGGAGACGGGGGCGGGCAAGACCACGATGGCGCGCCTCATTGCGCGCTTCTACGACCCGACCGTCGGGCGGCTGACGCTCGACGGCGTCGACCTTCGCTCGCTCGCCGTCGAGGAGTTGCGTCGCGCGATCGTCGTCGTCACCCAGGAGAGCTTTTTGTTCTCGGGCACCGTCGGCGACAACCTGTTGTTCGGCAGGCCGACCGCGACCCGTGACGAGATGGTCACCGCCGCCCGCGCGATCGGCGCTCACGAATTCATCAGCGCGATGCCCGATGGCTACGACACCGACGTGAGGCGTCGCGGCGTGCGCCTCTCGTCGGGCCAGCGGCAGCTTGTCGCCTTCGCACGCGCGTTCCTGGCCGACCCGCGAGTGCTCATCCTCGACGAGGCGACGTCCTCACTCGACCTGCCGTCGGAACGCCTGGTGCAGCATGCCCTGCGGACGCTGCTGCGCGGCCGCACCGCGATCATCATCGCCCACCGCCTGTCCACGGTCGAGATCGCCGACCGGGTTCTGGTCGTCGATGCCGGCCGGGTCGTCGAGGACGGAGCGCCGGCCGACCTGCGACAGCGCACCGGCCGTTACGGCTCCCTGCACCGCGCGTGGGTGCAGTCGCTGGCTTGAGCAGGGCCGGGTGATGCGGTCGAATAGAATGGCGGCGATGCGTGGGCGCGCGTGGAGGCAGTGGGACCCGCTGCGCGTCGCGTCCGCGGGCCTGGGATCGGCGGTTGCGCTCATGCTGGCCGCCTACGCCGCCGGCGCGACGACTTCGAATCCAACTCCCGGTGGCGTCGTCTCCGCGATCGCGCTGCTCGCCATTGCCGGCTCCGGGCTCCTGTATGCTTGGCGGCTTGGAACCGGCGGCCTCGTCGAGTAGCCGGTAAAGACCACTCGTAGCAACCACGGAGTGCCGATGGACCCCCTCCACGCGATTGGCTTCTACGTGTCCGCCGCGCTGTCGGTGGGTGGCGGGCTCGCCGTCGCGTTCCTACCCACGCGCACGGCACGCGGCCTGGCGATTGGGGTCGCCGGGCTGGGCATTGCGGGCATCTACGCGTCCCTGTCGGCCGGTTTCGCCGGGATCGTGGCTTTGCTGTGCTACGCCGGCTGCGCCCTGCTCCTGGCCGGCGCCGGCTACCGGGCCGTCGAGTCCACGGTTGCCGGCGCGTGGCGGCAGGTCGGCGCCGTCGCGGCCGCGGGTCTCTTCGCCATCCTCGCGTACGCCGCCTTTCGCGGCGATTTCGTCCACGCGCCTTTTTATGGAGGCGCCATCGGCAGCGCCTCGCTGGGGAGGCTCTTGTTCGCCCACGACGCCATGGCGACGGAGGCGGTGGCGGCCCTGATTCTCGTGGCCCTGGTCGGAGCGGCCGCCGCGTGGCGCGCCCAGGAGCGGGGTCGATGAGCGCCGGCCTGGTGTCGGTGCTGTTCGTGGCCGCGGCCCTGGTGGCGGCCGGCGCTTTCGTCGCCGCCTGGAAAAAAGACCTGACCGCGGCCCTTGGCGGGCTGCCGTTGATGTTCGGCGGGGCGGGCGTGGCCTTCGCCGGCGTCTCGCGATTCGGGTCCGCCCAGGGTCCTGAGCTTCTGGGCCAGGAGGTCGCCACCGTGCTGGCGCTGGCCGCGCTGGCGGTGGTGGCGCTCGGCCTGGGAATCGCCGGTCGGGAGACTTCTCGCTGAGCCTCCTGGTCGCCGCGGGCGACATCCTGACGGCAGCCTCCGGCGCGGCTTCGGCCTCTCGACATGGGGGCTTCACGTTCGACCCGGCGACCACCCTGCCGTGGGCGGTGCCGCTCATGCTCATCGCCCCGCTCGCGGCTTTCGCGCTCGCGCTGTCGAGCGTGCGGACCCGCCGTTCGTCGGCCAACCTGGCGATGCTCGGGGCGGTCGTGGCCCTGCTGGCGACGCTCCTCGTCGGCTGGGGCCTGGCCAGGAAGACGGCGCCGTTCCTGGCCACCTATAGGTACATCAACCTGCCGGTGGCCTTCAACGGCCCGGTCAATTTCCAGGGTTTCGGGATCGACGTCGTCCTTCGTGTCGACCACGTCACGGTGGTGGCGCTGCTCGTCGTCGAGATCTGCGTCATCGGCGCTCTGGCATGGCACCAGGTGATGGGGCGCTCCGAGCCGGGGGCGGCGCGCTTCCACGCGCTCATCAGCGGGCTGCTGTTCGGCTGCGCCGGCGTCCTCGTGAGCTGGGACCTGGCCGAGCTGCTGGCGTTCTGGGGTGTCGCCGGAGCCGTGACCTACCTGCTCCTCGCGCACCGCTGGGGCGCCGATGAGCCGGCCCGCAGAGCTCGGGTGGCGCTGGCGCTGCCCTTCGTCACCGA
Above is a genomic segment from bacterium containing:
- a CDS encoding ABC transporter ATP-binding protein, whose translation is MRSRRLLARLARPYRWELALAGLLILVRSAAYLALPYLVGLGIDRGIRPGRSGNLTTLVLIVAALLLALLINAAANYAFLRLSGRIGADVLLDLRKTLFAHVQELSLSFYERYTSGRIISRLTSDIDALNELLATGLTSVITSLISVVAITVILVRLDTRLGLVTLVVMPLVLGLTYWFRNNSARSYRAVRRAIVLVIVHYVESLGGIRAVHAFRREPRNQEIFEDVNGRYRDANIWSNRLASTFGPGITLLGRLTTASVLLFGGYLVVQGELTLGVLTAFVLYLRQFFEPMQDLSQFYNIFQAAGAALEKLAGVIEEAPTVPEPATAVRLSDVAGAVAFEGVTFAYRDKAVLHDIDLRIPAGQIAALVGETGAGKTTMARLIARFYDPTVGRLTLDGVDLRSLAVEELRRAIVVVTQESFLFSGTVGDNLLFGRPTATRDEMVTAARAIGAHEFISAMPDGYDTDVRRRGVRLSSGQRQLVAFARAFLADPRVLILDEATSSLDLPSERLVQHALRTLLRGRTAIIIAHRLSTVEIADRVLVVDAGRVVEDGAPADLRQRTGRYGSLHRAWVQSLA